In Sphingomonas sp. R1, a single genomic region encodes these proteins:
- a CDS encoding TonB-dependent receptor, whose product MNKTFHRALLASSLLMGLPVAAQAQAQTGNGAASEPQSEITVTGSRLTNPNLEQAAPVTTLSAQDIALTGQVNVENIVNELPQLVPSVTAASNNPGGGVSTADLRGLGATRTLVLVNGRRYVAYDSSQVVDLNTIPAALLEKVEVLTGGRSATYGSDAVSGVINFVTKQDFNGVQANANYRLTGEGDGGTFNSSLLVGKNFAGGRGNITLYGDYTNRTGILQSARSYTATTLTEDGAGGFTSGGSGTIPAGRMSLGGKNYKFGTDGSYSSYSSPADLYNYASENYLQVPQERYMFSGQTHFEVNDHLTLYAEGQYIHNEVKNQLAPTPFTGAVVLDTNSSFLSASTKALLKGYDTDGDGYVSTNVYRRVTEVGDRISDNKSEAYRGLVGAKGDITGNWKYDAYFSFAQTKQTELQYGNVSRKRVLQALKTTTNAAGTLVCTDTSNGCVPLNIFGAGNISTAAAQFVAITTRNASTITEKVASGVITNDNLFDLGAGPAGLVVGAEYRDEYGSYNPDEALSSGDVVGFNAGEGLAGGYNVKELFTEINVPILADKPFVKSLDFNGAYRYSYYSTAAKSVNTYSAGLVWAPIADFKLRGTYARAVRAPTVANLYSGQAQDYPTVSDPCTTSTAVSNASLRANCIATGVQASLLGTAYNGGNTQIESISGGNPALREETADTYTLGAVFQPTFAPRFSLSVDYYRVKISNYIASMSTANLVKACYGDANNGWSPYNSSFCSLLPRDGTGTITGAVNTLVNSGGLKTRGIDFEARYSVPLGFGLQEGSSRLDLRLSGTHLISFLYSPIPGLDALTIECAGKFGINCGDPYAKWRLSGRATWDAAPIKLSLSWRHLSPVKDDDDTTTYTVERIKAFDYFDLTAAIDVAKAFTWQLGMNNMFNRKPPLLGGNQQQSNTYPSTYDVYGRTFFTGVTLKF is encoded by the coding sequence ATGAACAAGACTTTCCACCGCGCCCTGCTGGCGTCCTCGCTGCTGATGGGCCTGCCCGTCGCGGCGCAGGCGCAGGCGCAGACCGGGAATGGTGCGGCGAGCGAGCCGCAGAGCGAGATCACCGTCACCGGCTCGCGCCTGACCAACCCCAATCTCGAACAGGCGGCCCCCGTCACGACGCTGTCGGCGCAGGACATCGCGCTGACCGGGCAGGTCAATGTCGAGAATATCGTCAACGAGCTGCCGCAGCTGGTGCCGAGCGTGACCGCGGCATCGAACAACCCGGGCGGCGGCGTCTCCACGGCCGACCTGCGCGGGCTGGGCGCCACCCGCACGCTCGTGCTGGTCAACGGCCGCCGCTATGTCGCCTATGACAGCAGCCAGGTGGTCGATCTGAACACCATCCCGGCAGCGCTGCTGGAGAAAGTGGAAGTGCTGACCGGCGGCCGCTCGGCCACCTATGGGTCCGATGCGGTCTCGGGCGTGATCAACTTCGTCACCAAGCAGGACTTCAACGGCGTCCAGGCCAATGCCAATTACCGCCTGACCGGCGAGGGCGATGGCGGCACGTTCAACTCCAGCCTGCTGGTCGGCAAGAACTTCGCGGGCGGCCGCGGCAACATCACGCTGTACGGCGACTATACCAACCGCACCGGCATCCTGCAGTCCGCCCGCAGCTACACCGCGACCACGCTGACCGAGGACGGCGCCGGCGGCTTCACCTCGGGCGGCTCGGGCACGATTCCGGCGGGCCGCATGTCGCTGGGCGGCAAGAACTACAAGTTCGGCACCGACGGCAGCTACTCGTCCTACAGCTCGCCGGCCGACCTCTACAACTACGCGTCCGAAAACTATCTGCAGGTGCCGCAGGAACGCTACATGTTCAGCGGCCAGACGCATTTCGAGGTCAACGACCACCTCACCCTGTATGCCGAAGGCCAGTACATCCACAACGAGGTGAAGAACCAGCTGGCGCCGACGCCGTTCACCGGTGCGGTGGTGCTCGACACCAACTCCTCCTTCCTGTCGGCCAGCACCAAGGCGCTGCTCAAGGGCTATGACACGGACGGTGACGGCTATGTCTCCACCAACGTCTATCGTCGCGTGACGGAAGTGGGCGACCGCATTTCCGATAACAAGAGCGAGGCCTATCGCGGGCTGGTCGGTGCCAAGGGCGACATCACCGGCAACTGGAAATACGATGCGTATTTCAGCTTCGCCCAGACCAAGCAGACCGAGCTGCAATATGGCAACGTCTCGCGCAAGCGCGTGCTGCAGGCGCTGAAGACCACCACCAACGCCGCCGGAACCCTGGTCTGCACCGACACCAGCAATGGCTGCGTGCCGCTCAACATCTTCGGCGCGGGCAATATCAGCACGGCAGCGGCACAGTTCGTCGCGATCACCACGCGCAACGCCTCGACGATCACCGAAAAGGTGGCGAGCGGCGTGATCACCAACGACAATCTGTTCGATCTGGGTGCGGGCCCGGCGGGCCTGGTGGTCGGTGCCGAATATCGCGACGAATATGGCAGCTACAATCCGGACGAGGCGCTGTCCTCGGGCGACGTCGTCGGCTTCAATGCCGGGGAAGGCCTGGCCGGCGGCTACAACGTCAAGGAGCTGTTCACCGAAATCAACGTGCCGATCCTCGCCGACAAGCCGTTCGTGAAGAGCCTCGATTTCAACGGCGCCTATCGCTATTCCTATTATTCGACGGCGGCCAAGTCGGTGAACACCTATTCGGCCGGCCTGGTGTGGGCGCCGATCGCGGACTTCAAGCTGCGCGGTACCTACGCCCGCGCGGTGCGCGCGCCGACCGTTGCCAACCTGTACAGCGGCCAGGCACAGGATTACCCCACCGTCAGCGATCCCTGCACGACCAGCACGGCGGTTTCCAACGCCAGTCTTCGGGCCAACTGCATCGCCACCGGCGTACAGGCGAGCCTGCTCGGCACCGCCTATAACGGCGGCAACACCCAGATCGAATCGATCTCCGGCGGCAACCCGGCGCTGCGCGAGGAAACCGCGGACACCTATACGCTGGGCGCGGTGTTCCAGCCGACCTTCGCGCCGCGCTTCTCGCTCTCGGTCGACTATTACCGCGTCAAGATCAGCAATTACATCGCCAGCATGAGCACGGCCAATCTGGTCAAGGCATGCTATGGCGACGCGAACAACGGCTGGTCACCGTACAACAGCAGCTTCTGCAGCCTGCTGCCGCGCGACGGCACCGGCACGATCACCGGCGCGGTCAACACGCTGGTCAACAGCGGCGGCCTCAAGACCCGCGGCATCGACTTCGAGGCGCGGTACAGCGTGCCACTGGGCTTCGGCCTCCAGGAAGGCAGCAGCCGGCTGGACCTGCGCCTCAGCGGAACGCACCTGATCTCGTTCCTCTATTCGCCGATCCCGGGCCTTGATGCGCTGACCATCGAATGCGCGGGCAAGTTCGGCATCAACTGCGGCGATCCCTATGCCAAGTGGCGCCTGTCGGGCCGCGCGACCTGGGATGCGGCGCCGATCAAGCTGTCGCTGTCCTGGCGTCACCTCTCGCCGGTCAAGGACGACGACGACACGACCACCTACACGGTGGAGCGGATCAAGGCGTTCGATTATTTCGACCTGACCGCCGCGATCGACGTCGCCAAGGCGTTCACCTGGCAGCTGGGCATGAACAACATGTTCAATCGCAAGCCGCCGCTGCTCGGGGGCAACCAGCAGCAGTCGAACACCTATCCGTCGACCTATGACGTCTATGGCCGGACCTTCTTCACCGGCGTGACGCTGAAGTTCTGA
- a CDS encoding DsbA family oxidoreductase: MPRPLTIDFVSDVVCPWCVIGLRSLETALARAADVVTAEIRFHPFELNPAMPPEGENIVEHIGRKYGATPEQSAATRAMIRERAAEFGFTMAMTDDSRIYNTFDAHRLLHWAGLNGGQHALKMALFTAYFTEGRNPGDRAVLLAAAEQAGLDAAAAARVLEDGRYGQEVRAEETLWQSRGINAVPAIVLEGRYLISGGQPPEAFEQALRQIAADAA, translated from the coding sequence ATGCCCCGCCCCCTCACCATCGATTTCGTCTCGGACGTGGTCTGCCCCTGGTGCGTCATCGGCCTCCGGAGCCTGGAGACCGCACTGGCCCGCGCCGCCGACGTCGTGACCGCCGAGATCCGCTTCCACCCGTTCGAGCTCAATCCCGCGATGCCGCCGGAGGGCGAGAACATCGTTGAGCATATCGGCCGCAAATATGGCGCGACACCGGAACAGTCGGCCGCCACCCGCGCGATGATCCGCGAACGCGCCGCCGAATTCGGCTTCACGATGGCGATGACCGACGACAGCCGCATCTACAACACGTTCGATGCGCACCGGCTGCTGCACTGGGCCGGCCTGAACGGCGGTCAGCATGCGCTCAAGATGGCGCTGTTCACCGCCTATTTCACCGAGGGCCGCAATCCGGGCGACCGGGCCGTGCTGCTCGCCGCCGCCGAACAGGCCGGGCTCGACGCGGCGGCGGCGGCGCGCGTGCTGGAGGACGGACGGTACGGGCAAGAGGTTCGCGCCGAGGAGACCTTGTGGCAGTCTCGCGGAATTAACGCGGTGCCCGCGATTGTTCTGGAAGGACGCTATCTGATCTCCGGCGGGCAGCCGCCCGAGGCGTTCGAACAGGCACTCCGCCAGATCGCCGCCGACGCTGCCTGA
- a CDS encoding M67 family metallopeptidase — protein MKKASAVAAPREACGLLFGADDAIIAFSQTANIAASPETRFEIDPAALFAALRAERAGGPRLIGYWHSHPSGDPLPSATDAAMAAPDGKLWVILGGAAVTCWRAGTHGRWDRFGPEVLEAV, from the coding sequence ATGAAAAAAGCTTCGGCCGTCGCCGCACCGCGCGAGGCGTGCGGCCTGCTGTTCGGCGCGGATGACGCGATCATCGCCTTTTCGCAGACGGCGAACATCGCCGCATCGCCCGAGACCCGGTTCGAGATCGATCCGGCGGCGCTGTTCGCGGCGTTGCGCGCCGAGCGCGCGGGCGGGCCCCGGCTGATCGGCTATTGGCACTCGCACCCCAGCGGTGATCCACTGCCCTCGGCGACCGACGCTGCCATGGCCGCGCCCGACGGCAAGCTGTGGGTCATCCTCGGCGGGGCGGCGGTTACCTGCTGGCGTGCGGGGACGCATGGCCGCTGGGACCGGTTCGGGCCGGAGGTGCTGGAGGCGGTGTGA
- a CDS encoding RluA family pseudouridine synthase, with amino-acid sequence MNQGVSILEARIADEAHGWRLDRALTDALPTLSRERVKALISSGAVTGPDGALARDPARKAVGGAVFQVTVPDPKPAHNEAQDIPLNVVFEDAHLIVIDKPAGLVVHPAAGNLDGTLVNALLHHCAGQLSGIGGVARPGIVHRIDKDTSGLMVAAKTDPAHVGLAHQFKAHSIDRRYRAIASGRVLAASGTVDAPLARSPSNRKKIAVCSPGHGKHAITHWRKIRELRDASYIECRLETGRTHQVRVHMASIGHPLVGDPLYGSMRSTHRGLLATLGFQRQALHAARLGFIHPINGNALAFDSEIPADMQELFNQLIV; translated from the coding sequence ATGAATCAGGGGGTTTCCATCTTAGAAGCGCGGATCGCAGACGAGGCGCATGGCTGGCGCCTCGACCGTGCGCTGACCGACGCGCTGCCAACGCTGTCGCGCGAACGCGTGAAGGCGCTGATCTCCTCCGGCGCGGTGACCGGCCCCGATGGCGCGCTCGCCCGCGATCCCGCCCGCAAGGCGGTGGGGGGCGCAGTATTCCAGGTCACCGTCCCCGATCCCAAGCCCGCGCACAACGAAGCCCAGGACATTCCGCTCAACGTGGTGTTCGAAGACGCGCATCTGATCGTGATCGACAAGCCGGCCGGCCTGGTCGTCCACCCCGCGGCGGGCAATCTCGACGGGACGCTGGTCAATGCCCTGCTCCACCACTGCGCGGGCCAGCTTTCCGGGATCGGCGGCGTGGCGCGTCCGGGGATCGTGCACCGCATCGACAAGGACACCTCGGGCCTGATGGTCGCGGCCAAGACGGATCCTGCGCATGTCGGCCTTGCCCATCAGTTCAAGGCGCACTCGATCGACCGGCGCTACCGGGCGATCGCAAGCGGCCGGGTGTTGGCTGCCTCCGGAACGGTGGATGCCCCGCTTGCGCGCTCGCCAAGCAACCGCAAGAAGATCGCGGTGTGTTCGCCGGGTCATGGCAAGCATGCTATTACCCATTGGCGCAAAATTCGTGAACTGCGCGATGCAAGTTACATAGAATGCAGGCTGGAAACGGGCCGGACGCATCAGGTGCGCGTCCACATGGCGTCGATCGGCCACCCGCTGGTCGGGGACCCTCTATATGGAAGTATGCGTTCCACCCATCGCGGACTTCTGGCAACCTTGGGTTTCCAGCGCCAGGCCTTGCATGCGGCACGTCTCGGGTTCATCCACCCGATAAATGGTAACGCTTTGGCGTTCGATAGCGAAATACCTGCAGACATGCAGGAACTGTTCAACCAGCTTATCGTATGA
- the rpoH gene encoding RNA polymerase sigma factor RpoH has translation MATGSNVPATIPALGGEASLNRYLSEIKKFPILSPEQEYMLAKRFQEHGDTDAAAQLVTSHLRLVAKIAMGYRGYGLPVSELISEGNIGLMQGVKKFEPDRGFRLATYAMWWIRASIQEFILRSWSLVKMGTTAAQKKLFFNLRRMKAKLDAFEDGDLSPENLAKIATDLGVTEEEVTSMNRRMAMGGDTSLNVPMREDGESQWQDWLADEGPLQDEAVAEAQEADVRHDMLVSAMEDLNEREKHILTERRLTDDPKTLEELSQVYGVSRERVRQIEVRAFEKLQKAMMRLAGDRRLLAAH, from the coding sequence ATGGCTACCGGCAGCAACGTCCCCGCGACGATCCCGGCGCTCGGCGGCGAGGCCAGCCTCAATCGCTATCTTTCCGAGATCAAGAAATTCCCGATCCTGAGCCCGGAGCAGGAGTATATGCTCGCCAAGCGCTTTCAGGAGCATGGCGACACCGATGCCGCGGCCCAGCTGGTCACCTCGCACCTCCGCCTCGTGGCGAAGATCGCGATGGGCTATCGCGGCTACGGCCTGCCGGTGTCGGAGCTGATCTCTGAAGGCAATATTGGCCTGATGCAGGGCGTGAAGAAGTTCGAGCCGGATCGGGGCTTCCGCCTGGCCACCTATGCGATGTGGTGGATCCGCGCGTCGATCCAGGAATTCATTCTGCGCAGCTGGTCGCTCGTCAAGATGGGCACCACGGCAGCCCAGAAGAAGCTGTTCTTCAACCTGCGCCGGATGAAGGCCAAGCTCGACGCGTTCGAGGATGGCGACCTCTCGCCCGAAAACCTCGCCAAGATCGCCACCGATCTGGGGGTGACCGAGGAAGAGGTCACCTCGATGAACCGCCGGATGGCGATGGGCGGGGATACCTCGCTCAACGTGCCGATGCGCGAGGACGGCGAGAGCCAGTGGCAGGATTGGCTGGCCGATGAAGGCCCGCTGCAGGACGAGGCGGTCGCCGAAGCGCAGGAGGCCGATGTCCGCCACGACATGCTCGTCTCGGCGATGGAGGACCTCAACGAGCGCGAGAAGCACATCCTCACCGAGCGTCGCCTGACCGACGACCCCAAGACGCTCGAGGAACTGAGCCAGGTCTATGGCGTGTCGCGCGAGCGCGTCCGCCAGATCGAGGTGCGCGCTTTCGAGAAGCTGCAAAAGGCGATGATGCGTCTGGCAGGCGACCGCCGTCTGCTCGCCGCACACTGA
- the mtgA gene encoding monofunctional biosynthetic peptidoglycan transglycosylase — protein sequence MVTIYRLVPPPITWTMLGDVVAGHGATKDWMPLSRIDPSMARAVIAAEDARFCQHNGFDFAAIEKAYQRNAQGTHKIRGGSTISQQTAKNVFLWQGGGYFRKGLEAYFTVLIENIWGKRRIMEVYLNVAETGIGTYGVNAGAERYFHHDASQLSDREAALIAAVLPLPKKRAAIDPRGFTRRYGNKITARINVVAGNGLDRCL from the coding sequence ATGGTAACGATCTATCGCTTGGTGCCGCCGCCCATTACCTGGACGATGCTCGGCGACGTGGTCGCCGGGCACGGCGCCACCAAGGACTGGATGCCGCTGAGCCGCATCGATCCAAGCATGGCCCGCGCGGTGATCGCGGCGGAAGATGCGCGCTTCTGCCAGCATAACGGCTTCGATTTCGCAGCGATCGAGAAGGCCTATCAGCGCAACGCGCAGGGCACGCACAAGATTCGCGGCGGCTCGACGATCAGCCAGCAAACCGCCAAGAACGTGTTCCTCTGGCAGGGCGGCGGCTATTTTCGGAAAGGCCTGGAAGCCTATTTCACGGTGCTGATCGAGAATATCTGGGGCAAGCGGCGGATCATGGAGGTGTACCTCAATGTCGCCGAAACCGGCATCGGCACCTACGGCGTCAATGCCGGGGCCGAGCGCTACTTCCACCATGATGCCTCGCAGCTCTCGGACCGCGAGGCGGCGCTGATCGCCGCCGTGCTGCCGCTGCCCAAGAAGCGGGCGGCGATCGACCCGCGCGGGTTCACCCGGCGCTATGGCAACAAGATCACTGCGCGGATCAACGTCGTGGCGGGCAATGGGCTGGATCGGTGCCTGTGA
- a CDS encoding YbaB/EbfC family nucleoid-associated protein gives MKSLEDIMAMAQNVQAELTKAQASLDTVEVEGVSGGGLVKVTASAKGRIIGIAIDDSLVNVAEKAMLEDLLVAAFNDARVKADAASSEAMSKMTSGLPLPPGFKLPF, from the coding sequence ATGAAGAGTCTCGAAGACATCATGGCCATGGCGCAGAACGTGCAGGCCGAACTGACCAAGGCGCAGGCAAGCCTCGACACGGTCGAGGTCGAGGGCGTGTCGGGCGGCGGACTCGTCAAGGTGACGGCGAGCGCCAAGGGCCGCATCATCGGCATCGCGATCGACGATTCGCTGGTCAACGTCGCCGAAAAGGCGATGCTGGAAGATCTGCTGGTCGCCGCGTTCAACGATGCGCGAGTGAAGGCCGATGCCGCCTCGTCGGAAGCGATGAGCAAGATGACCAGCGGCCTGCCGCTGCCGCCGGGCTTCAAGCTCCCGTTTTGA
- a CDS encoding DNA polymerase III subunit gamma/tau: MSDSLLGLDEPPQPQRGEAYRVLARKYRPQTFSALIGQDAMVTTLGNAIRRGRLAHAFLLTGVRGVGKTSTARLIAKALNCIGPDGQGGPTIDPCGVCEPCRAIAEGRHIDVIEMDAASHTGVDDVREIIEASRYAAVSARYKIYIIDEVHMLSKNAFNALLKTLEEPPGHVKFLFATTEVNKVPVTVLSRCQRFDLRRISAELLAEHFAKVCAAEQVEAEPEALALVARAAEGSARDGLSILDQAIAHAGLEGEGVKAEAVRQMLGLSDRGANRDLFGTLVEGQAQKALAGLRAQYDLGVDPLAVLRALLETVHGVTLVKLGTHRLSGQSLEEREAMEGWASRLSFPALHRLWQLLLRGHDEVAKAALPIEATEMALLRVIHAAQLPDPGELARQILSGSIAVPAGGPAAAAPAAPTAPAPATVQESGPVLPTNLAQLAEHLEEHRRLQLAMFVRDYMRPVRFEGSEIDFGAARPLPQDFVRELGGALKDSTGVHWKIALVDGATAMTLREEQAAAEAAERDAVLASPIVAAAMQAFPDAELIGWTKTGSDG; this comes from the coding sequence ATGTCCGATTCCCTGCTTGGCCTCGACGAACCCCCGCAGCCGCAGCGCGGCGAAGCCTATCGCGTGCTCGCCCGCAAATACCGGCCGCAGACGTTCAGCGCGCTGATCGGCCAGGATGCGATGGTCACCACGCTCGGCAATGCGATCCGTCGCGGCCGGCTGGCACACGCCTTCCTGCTGACCGGCGTGCGCGGGGTGGGCAAGACCTCCACCGCCCGCCTGATCGCCAAGGCGCTCAACTGCATCGGCCCGGACGGGCAGGGCGGTCCGACGATCGACCCGTGCGGCGTGTGCGAGCCCTGCCGCGCGATCGCCGAGGGGCGCCATATCGACGTGATCGAGATGGACGCTGCCAGCCATACCGGCGTCGACGACGTGCGCGAGATCATCGAGGCGTCGCGCTACGCCGCGGTCTCCGCGCGCTACAAGATCTACATCATCGACGAAGTCCACATGCTGTCGAAGAACGCGTTCAACGCGCTTCTGAAGACGCTGGAGGAGCCGCCGGGGCATGTGAAGTTCCTGTTCGCCACCACCGAAGTGAACAAGGTGCCGGTGACGGTGCTGTCGCGCTGCCAGCGCTTCGACCTGCGCCGCATCTCGGCCGAGCTGCTCGCCGAGCATTTCGCCAAGGTGTGTGCGGCCGAGCAGGTCGAGGCGGAGCCCGAGGCACTGGCGCTGGTCGCGCGTGCGGCAGAGGGCTCGGCGCGCGACGGGCTCTCGATCCTCGACCAGGCGATCGCGCATGCGGGGCTTGAAGGCGAGGGCGTGAAGGCGGAAGCCGTGCGCCAGATGCTCGGCCTGTCCGATCGCGGCGCTAATCGCGATCTGTTCGGCACGTTGGTGGAAGGTCAGGCGCAGAAGGCGCTGGCGGGGCTGCGGGCGCAATATGATCTCGGTGTCGATCCGCTGGCGGTGCTCCGCGCGCTGCTGGAGACGGTGCACGGGGTGACGTTGGTCAAGCTCGGCACGCATCGGCTCTCCGGCCAGTCGCTCGAGGAGCGCGAGGCGATGGAGGGCTGGGCGAGCCGGCTGTCCTTCCCGGCGCTCCACCGGCTGTGGCAGCTGCTGCTGCGCGGGCATGACGAGGTCGCCAAGGCCGCCCTGCCGATCGAGGCGACCGAGATGGCGCTGCTGCGGGTGATCCATGCAGCCCAGCTCCCCGATCCGGGCGAGCTGGCCAGGCAGATCCTGAGCGGCAGCATCGCAGTGCCGGCGGGCGGCCCCGCCGCTGCTGCGCCTGCCGCGCCGACCGCGCCTGCGCCGGCGACGGTGCAGGAAAGCGGCCCGGTGCTGCCGACCAATCTCGCGCAACTCGCCGAGCATCTGGAGGAGCATCGTCGCCTTCAGCTCGCGATGTTCGTGCGCGATTACATGCGACCGGTGCGCTTCGAGGGCAGCGAGATCGATTTCGGCGCAGCGCGGCCGCTGCCGCAGGATTTCGTGCGCGAGCTCGGCGGTGCGCTCAAGGACAGCACCGGCGTGCACTGGAAGATCGCCCTCGTCGACGGGGCCACCGCGATGACGCTGCGTGAGGAGCAGGCGGCGGCCGAGGCGGCCGAGCGCGACGCCGTGCTCGCCTCGCCGATCGTCGCCGCGGCGATGCAAGCTTTTCCTGATGCCGAGTTGATCGGCTGGACCAAAACCGGGAGTGACGGATGA
- a CDS encoding sigma-70 family RNA polymerase sigma factor yields MTTEATHTDHEEPGANAAPVEHVSLSDPEFKTQLAQVIPHLRAFGRSLSGSRDLADDLVQETLLKAWAARKRFQAGTNMRAWTFIILRNLYLSQMRRARFKGEWDDLVADRLLAAPASQDRHVELADMQRALLHLPQPQREALILVGAGGFAYEEAAEICQVAVGTIKSRVARGRVALEALMSEGQLPSRRSTALNEDGRTALDTIMGEVEDLSRER; encoded by the coding sequence ATGACGACCGAAGCTACCCACACGGATCATGAAGAGCCGGGCGCGAACGCGGCGCCGGTGGAACATGTTTCGCTCTCGGACCCCGAGTTCAAGACGCAGCTTGCCCAGGTAATCCCGCATCTGCGTGCGTTTGGCCGTTCGCTTTCAGGCAGCCGTGACCTCGCGGACGATCTCGTCCAGGAGACGCTTCTGAAGGCATGGGCCGCACGCAAGCGGTTCCAGGCGGGCACCAATATGCGCGCCTGGACCTTCATCATCCTGCGCAATCTCTATCTCAGCCAGATGCGCCGCGCGCGGTTCAAGGGCGAATGGGACGACCTGGTCGCCGATCGCCTGCTGGCGGCACCGGCGAGCCAGGATCGCCATGTCGAGCTGGCAGACATGCAGCGCGCCTTGCTGCACCTGCCGCAGCCGCAGCGCGAGGCGCTGATTCTGGTCGGCGCGGGTGGCTTTGCCTATGAGGAGGCGGCCGAAATCTGCCAGGTCGCCGTCGGCACGATCAAGAGCCGGGTCGCGCGTGGCCGCGTCGCACTGGAGGCGCTGATGTCGGAAGGCCAGCTGCCCTCGCGTCGCTCGACCGCGCTCAACGAGGACGGCCGCACGGCGCTGGATACGATCATGGGCGAAGTGGAAGACCTCAGCCGCGAGCGCTGA